A region of the Pseudomonas sp. A34-9 genome:
GCGGCTGGCCGAGCGACTGCAATTGCCTGCACAACCCAGAGAATTGAATGTGTTGCTCGATGCCGAGGTGTCCGATGAGCAGCTTGATCATGCCTACCGGGAGGTGGTCGAGACCGAGCAGACCTCACAACTGGCGGAGTCGATCGGCGGGCAGGAGTTCTGGGCCGAGTATCTGTTGAGGACTCATCAGAACGCCTTTGCCGAAATAATTGATCGCAGCTCACGAGCGCTGACACGGCTTGATGCTGAAACCCACCTGTCCCGTGAAGCAGCCTCGCAACAGATGGTGAGCATTCTCGATAATTTCAGGAACGACAACTTGCAACTGTGTATTCGGTTGACCACTGAGGCGTTGGCTCGACATCCGGGGTTGACCGTTCCCGCGGCAGTTGCGCCGGATGCTCTGGAAGCTTGAGGAACGAGCAACATTGCAGGTCAGCAATGAATCAAGCCGCGGACTTGCGCGGATTGGGGCAGACCGTTTGCCATCGTGAACAATTGAGCGATATGAGAGGGGGAGGCCTTGAGCCCGCGCATGCGGACTCAAGGCTTGCAATCAACGGCGACGGAACAGCGGCAGCGGTTCGTCAGTGGCGGCCTGATAGGTCACCGAAAAGTCCTTGAGACCTTCCAACGCTTCGTACGGGTCTTTGTCCGCACGCACGGCAAAGGCGTCGAAACCACAGCGGTGCATGTAGAACAGCTGATCACGCAACACGTCACCAATCGCCCGCAGTTCGCCTTTGAAACCGTAGCGGTCACGCAGCAGGCGGGCGTTGGAGTAGTTGCGGCCGTCAGTGAAAGCCGGGAAGTTCAGGGCGATGACCTGGAACTCGGCGACGTCTTCACCGATTTCCTCGGCTTCTTCGTCGGCGTCCAGCCACACACCCAGGCCACCGTCGCGAGCCTTGAGCATGCGACTGTGTTCACGCCACAGTTGCAGCGGCACGATCAGATCGTCGCAGTTGCTGATCTCGTCGATGTTGAAATCCTTGGGCAGCAAGTGCCAGGTTTCGTCGACGACCTCGTTGTTCTTAATGATTCGCTGCATAGACGCGTTCCTTGAAGAGGTCGATGCCAATACGCTGGTAGGTGTCGATGAAGCGCTCGTCTTCGGTACGTTGTTCAACGTACACGTCGATCAGCTTCGAGATCACGTCCGGCATGGCTTCCTGAGCGAAGGACGGGCCGAGGATCTTGCCCAGGCTCGCATCACGGCTGGCGCTGCCACCGAGGGAGACCTGATAGAACTCTTCGCCTTTCTTGTCCACGCCGAGAATGCCGATGTGGCCAACGTGGTGGTGACCACAGGCGTTCATGCAACCGGAGATGTTCAGGTCCAGTTCGCCGATGTCGAACAGGTAGTCGAGGTCGTCGAAGCGACGCTGGATCGACTCGGCAATCGGGATCGACTTGGCATTGGCCAGCGAGCAGAAATCACCGCCAGGGCAGCAGATGATGTCGGTCAGCAAGCCGATGTTTGGCGTGGCGAAACCGCTTTCACGCAGCTCGCCCCACAGGGTGAACAACTGGCTTTGCTCAACGTCGGCAAGAATGATGTTCTGTTCGTGCGAGGTGCGCAGTTGACCGAAGCTGTAGCGCTCGGCCAGATCGGCGACGGCGTCGAGCTGCTTGTCGGTGATGTCGCCCGGGGCAACGCCGGTCGGCTTCAGCGACAGGGTCACGGCCACGTAACCCGGTTTTTTGTGCGCCAGGGTGTTGCGGCTGCGCCAGCGAGCGAAGCCCGGATGCTCTTTGTCCAGCTCGGCCAGTTGCGCGGTCTGGTTATCCAGCGCCTTGTAGTCCGGGTCGACGAAGTGCTTGGCGACGCGGTGCAGTTCGGCTTCGGTCAATGTGGTCTGGCCACCGCGCAGGTGTTCCATTTCCGCATCGACTTTCTGGGCGAACACTTCCGGCGTGAGTGCCTTGACGAGGATCTTGATCCGCGCCTTGTATTTGTTGTCGCGACGGCCGTAGCGGTTGTACACGCGCAGGATGGCGTCGAGGTAGCTCAACAGGTCCTGCCACGGCAGGAATTCGTTGATGAACGCGCCGACCACTGGCGTACGACCGAGGCCGCCGCCGACCAGCACGCGGAAACCCAGTTCGCCAGCGGCGTTGTGCACCGGTTCAAGGCCGATGTCGTGGACTTCAATGGCCGCACGGTCAGCGGTCGAACCGTTGACGGCAATCTTGAACTTGCGTGGCAGGTAGGCGAATTCCGGGTGGAAGGTAGTCCACTGACGAACGATCTCGCACCACGGGCGCGGGTCGATCACTTCGTCGGCAGCGACACCGGCGAACTGGTCGGTGGTGACGTTGCGCAGGCAGTTGCCGCTGGTCTGGATCGCGTGCATCTGCACGGTGGCCAGTTCAGCCAGAATGTCCGGGATGTCTTCCACCGCCGGCCAGTTGAACTGCACGTTCTGCCGCGTACTGATGTGGGCGTAGCCCTTGTCGTAGTCGCGGGCAATCTTGGCCATCATGCGCACCTGACGCGAAGTCAGCTGGCCGTAAGGCACCGCCACACGCAACATCGGCGCGAAGCGCTGGATGTACAGGCCATTTTGCAGGCGCAGGGGGCGGAATTCTTCTTCGCTCAGCTCACCTGCCAGATAGCGTCGGGTCTGATCACGGAACTGCTTGACGCGGTCCTCGATGATCCGCTGATCGTACTCGTCGTATACGTACATATAAGTCCTGTTCTCAGGCTTGGGCCATTCGGAGTAGCACTGCGTTTTCGCTTGCTGGAGTCCGATTGTGCCTCTGCAATTCTGCGCGCACGGCCGCGCACTCCCTAACGGAGCCGGGGCAATATACCCGTTTGCAGTTATGCGCAAAAGTGATGTTTGAGTATATGTAAAGAACCAAATCGCCTAACGAGAATGGCTGTCAACTAACCCACATTTGTCGTGCGGACAATCATCGTCTTAACTGTGGTCGAGTCTTTCTGCAATCACCGATAAAACCGACAAGAGGCGATGCAATGAGCAACCCGACCAAGGCAAGAAAAAGCGACAGCAGTGTCGATGCGTGGGCCATTTTGTTCCTGATCATTCTCGTAGTAGGAACAGCGGTATTCTGGGTCAGTCATCAGTAAACGACCCATCCGGGCCCGCTTCCGACAGATTGTCGGACAAAAACGGGATCAGGCATCAATAGCCGGTGGAACGAGGGCTATAATGCGCGGCCATTTTTCCCAGGGCCCGGATGTTTCATGTTCAAGTTTTTCCACCTCAGTCTGCTGTTGTTCGGCGCGCTGTTCCAGACCGGCGCGCGGGCAGAGTCTGTGCTGTTTTTGAATCCGGGTTCGACGCAGGAAGCCTTCTGGGTCAGCTATTCGCAATTCATGCAGGCGGCCGCCCGTGATCTGGGGATCGATCTGCAGATCCTCTACTCTCAACGCCAGCCCGAGTTGACCCTGGCGCAGGCGCGCGTCGCCTTGCAGGGGCCGGATCGTCCCGAGTACCTGGTGTTCGTCAACGAACAATACGTCGCTCCGCAAATTATGCGTCTGGCTGAAAACAGCGGCGTGAAGCTGTTTATGGTCAATGCCGCACTGACGCCTGACCAGCTGACGCTGCTTGGCCGGCGTGACGATCGTATCGGCAGCCTGGTGCCGAACGACGAGGAGGGCGGGTACCTGATGATGAAGGAGCTGATTCGCCTGCATCCGCCGACGCCCGCTGCTGAGCCGATTGAAGTGTTGGCGTTCTCCGGGCTGAAAGTCACCCCCTCGGCACAATTGCGCGAGCGCGGCATGCAGCGAGCGCTGGCCGAACACCCACAGATACGTCTGCGGCAATTGGTCTACAGCGGCTGGACCCAAGAGCGCGCCTATGAGCAGGCCAGACAGCTGTTCGCCCGTTACCCGAAGGTGTCGCTGGTGTGGTCGGCCAATGATGAAATGGCTTTCGGCGCGATGCGCGCGTACGCCGAGACCGGCAAAGTCCCCGGCAAAGATGCCTTGTTCAGTGCGGTCAATACCTCACCGGCGGCCTTGCAGGCTTTGGTTGACGGGCGCCTGAGCGCGTTGGTCGGCGGGCATTTCACCCTGGGCGGCTGGGCCTTGGTCGAGTTGCATGATGTTGAGCAAGGCGTTGAGTTGAATCACTACGGCGGCCGTGACCGGCAGATCGCCTTGTTGCAATTGATCGACAAACCGCACGCCCGGCAAATGCTGGCCATGGGCAAGTCGCCGGACTACGGCGTGAATTTCCGCAAGCTCTCGGCCAAGGGGCAACCGGCGTCGTATCGCTACCCGTTCACCTTGCAGACCCTGATGCGCTGACCGCGTCAGACCCCGGCGAAATGCACCACCAGTTTGACGATGGCAAACAGCGTCAGCGCAAACACCGCCGTGAACAGAATGCCCAGCAACACAAAATGACTGGGTTTGCCATGGGTGAAGTCCCTTGCGCGGTTCTTGCCGCTCTGCACCCCGAACGCCGCCGCCATCACGCTGTGCAGCATCTGCCAGAAGGTCGGCGGTTTGTTGTCGACTGGATCGTCCATAAATCCCTCGTCTGCCGTGTGTGTCAGACAAGCATAGCCAACCGTTTCAAGGGCACCGCAAAAACACGTGTGGGAGCGAGCTTGCTCGCGAAGGCGTCGTGTCAGTCAACATCTAGGTTGAATGATCGACCGCTTTCGCGAGCAGGCGCGCTCCCACAGGGTGTTGCGTCAGGCTGGATTAGTTGTCGTAACCTAGGTTCGGCGCCAGCCAGCGCTCGGTCACGCTCAACTCCTGACCTTTACGCGAGGTGTAGCTCTGCACCTGATCCTTGTCGACCTTGCCCACGGCAAAGTACTGCGCCTGCGGATGGGCGAAGTACCAGCCGCTGACGGCGGCGGCCGGGAACATCGCATAGTGTTCGGTGAGGAACACACCGCTGCGGCCGGCACGCATTTCTTCGGCCTCCGGATCGAGCAAGGCAAACAACGCGGCCTTCTCGGTGTGATCCGGGCACGCCGGGTAACCCGGAGCAGGGCGGATGCCGCTGTATTGCTCTTTGATCAGCGCCTCGTTGTCGAGCACTTCGTCCTTGGCATAACCCCAGTGCTCTTTGCGCACTTGCTGGTGCAGCCACTCGGCGCAGGCCTCGGCCAAACGGTCGGCCAGAGCCTTGACCATGATCGAGTTGTAGTCGTCGCCCGCGTCCTGATAAGCCTTGGCCACTTCTTCGGCGCCAATGCCGGCGGTGGTGATGAAGCCCCCGACGTAGTCAGTCACTTCGCTGTCCTTCGGCGCGACGAAGTCGGCCAGCGAGAAGTTCGGCTTGCCGTCGGTCTTGATGATCTGCTGGCGCAGGTGATGCAGCTTGGCCAATGGCTGGCCGTCATCGCCGTACAGTTCGATGTCGTCATCATGCACCTGATTGGCCGGCCAGAAGCCGAACACCGCACGGGCGCTGATCAGCTTCTCGTCGATCAGTTTGGCGAGCATTTCCTGCGCGTCCTTGTACAGCGCGGTGGCGGCTTCACCGACCACCTCGTCTTCGAGGATGCGCGGGAACTTGCCGGCCAGATCCCAGGAGATGAAGAACGGCGTCCAGTCGATGTATTCGGCCAGCACCTTGAGGTCGATGTTGTCCAGTACCTTGCTGCCGGTG
Encoded here:
- a CDS encoding DUF2970 domain-containing protein, which encodes MDDPVDNKPPTFWQMLHSVMAAAFGVQSGKNRARDFTHGKPSHFVLLGILFTAVFALTLFAIVKLVVHFAGV
- a CDS encoding DUF934 domain-containing protein: MQRIIKNNEVVDETWHLLPKDFNIDEISNCDDLIVPLQLWREHSRMLKARDGGLGVWLDADEEAEEIGEDVAEFQVIALNFPAFTDGRNYSNARLLRDRYGFKGELRAIGDVLRDQLFYMHRCGFDAFAVRADKDPYEALEGLKDFSVTYQAATDEPLPLFRRR
- a CDS encoding nitrite/sulfite reductase, translated to MYVYDEYDQRIIEDRVKQFRDQTRRYLAGELSEEEFRPLRLQNGLYIQRFAPMLRVAVPYGQLTSRQVRMMAKIARDYDKGYAHISTRQNVQFNWPAVEDIPDILAELATVQMHAIQTSGNCLRNVTTDQFAGVAADEVIDPRPWCEIVRQWTTFHPEFAYLPRKFKIAVNGSTADRAAIEVHDIGLEPVHNAAGELGFRVLVGGGLGRTPVVGAFINEFLPWQDLLSYLDAILRVYNRYGRRDNKYKARIKILVKALTPEVFAQKVDAEMEHLRGGQTTLTEAELHRVAKHFVDPDYKALDNQTAQLAELDKEHPGFARWRSRNTLAHKKPGYVAVTLSLKPTGVAPGDITDKQLDAVADLAERYSFGQLRTSHEQNIILADVEQSQLFTLWGELRESGFATPNIGLLTDIICCPGGDFCSLANAKSIPIAESIQRRFDDLDYLFDIGELDLNISGCMNACGHHHVGHIGILGVDKKGEEFYQVSLGGSASRDASLGKILGPSFAQEAMPDVISKLIDVYVEQRTEDERFIDTYQRIGIDLFKERVYAANH
- a CDS encoding ABC transporter substrate-binding protein, encoding MFKFFHLSLLLFGALFQTGARAESVLFLNPGSTQEAFWVSYSQFMQAAARDLGIDLQILYSQRQPELTLAQARVALQGPDRPEYLVFVNEQYVAPQIMRLAENSGVKLFMVNAALTPDQLTLLGRRDDRIGSLVPNDEEGGYLMMKELIRLHPPTPAAEPIEVLAFSGLKVTPSAQLRERGMQRALAEHPQIRLRQLVYSGWTQERAYEQARQLFARYPKVSLVWSANDEMAFGAMRAYAETGKVPGKDALFSAVNTSPAALQALVDGRLSALVGGHFTLGGWALVELHDVEQGVELNHYGGRDRQIALLQLIDKPHARQMLAMGKSPDYGVNFRKLSAKGQPASYRYPFTLQTLMR